A stretch of Episyrphus balteatus chromosome 2, idEpiBalt1.1, whole genome shotgun sequence DNA encodes these proteins:
- the LOC129910363 gene encoding myb/SANT-like DNA-binding domain-containing protein 4: MSEKIKRSSRFSEAEEKILIALILEKRHIFENKKTDAFSSKLKDKTWEEVAQRFNSSSLEEFRTPRVLKEKYNNLKRLLRRKQKQQKRGILEVDDNDDDEFPPKKKTKENLLQDLNDVICSSSSADGIESRLEGDGNDDNPIFEEQICDQIDYKEETFELVNDDYTDEDEEASAENANDEETGEIVEIQINDVKPFVDYSLITKHEPNDAPNPNTTKNNNTNLKEQILKQQLHHASLQHEQKMQIARLEHKQRMQHLMEEHKMKIRVLEAELRVKKSLINFD, encoded by the exons ATGTCCGAGAAAATCAAACGATCAAGTAGATTCTCTGAAGCTGAGGAAAAAATTCTGATTGCATTAATTCTGGAAAAAaggcatatttttgaaaataaaaaaacagatgctttctcatcaaaattaaaagataaaacTTGGGAAGAAGTGGCACAACGTTTTAATTCATCGTCACTTGAAGAA TTTCGAACTCCTAGAGTTCTCAAAGAAAAATACAATAACCTAAAGCGACTCCttcgaagaaaacaaaaacaacaaaaacgtgGAATTCTAGAagttgatgataatgatgatgatgagttcccaccaaaaaagaaaacaaaagaaaatctgCTTCAAGATCTTAACGATGTGATATGTTCGAGTTCGAGTGCCGATGGAATAGAATCAAG ATTGGAAGGCGACGGCAACGATGACAACCCTATATTTGAGGAACAAATTTGTGATCAAATTGATTACAAAGAAGAAACATTCGAATTAGTGAATGACGACTACACTGATGAAGATGAAGAAGCATCTGCTGAAAATGCCAATGACGAGGAAACAGGAGAAATTGTTGAAATACAAATAAATGACGTAAAACCTTTTGTTGATTATAGCCTTATAACGAAACACGAACCGAATGATGCTCCAAATCCAAATACaactaaaaacaacaacactaaTTTAAAGGAACAAATTCTTAAACAACAGCTCCATCATGCTAGCTTGCAGCATGAGCAAAAAATGCAAATTGCTCGTTTGGAACACAAGCAGAGAATGCAACACTTAATGGAAgaacataaaatgaaaattagaGTTTTGGAAGCTGAATTAAGAGTAAAGAAATCACTtataaattttgattaa
- the LOC129910768 gene encoding 2',5'-phosphodiesterase 12, translating to MLRQVDLAISTIYHRVRFQSCNNLYRNFASQAHKTKIMNKVYFRNEPGSAELQISFRYKNPEMNVDREFNFCRTMTENIDDALVRIRNNISKELNKKSKKKQKKPKQQSQPEDGTATIPIANKAEVVQDIAVDFIQSNEKLSSVTFAQMIADSKELSLQVLDDKFEVVVNNPWVCNLVLPQSILAGFIVYPTKMELQFSDRKHSIGTWYKGKKPSSGNLQQIEWIKCGTGLSYTTSTADIGYLIKLELQPGNANCLGPLAEAISKNEVQAGPGKCPFEERHIFTENRLSGDQFRVVSYNILADLYADSEHTRTFLFPYCPPYALSLDYRRQLFIKEIIGYNGDIMCLQEVDTKVFDLDLKPILLEKGYQGLMQQKGSSGEGVATFYRSDRFEMIRTMGMNIGENVPTLPVFRELWEKIKDNSKLVERLVERATTLQLSILKSKETGKILCIANTHLYFHPDADHIRLLQVGFSMLYIENILKKLPTELATTEDNISLVFCGDFNSVPECGIYKLMTEKFVDSDYIDWRSNAEEAVRNVTLSQPFSIASACGTPKYTNFTHAFAACLDYIFYQTDRLTVEEVIPLPSDEQLKTHTAIPSVVFPSDHVALVTVLKFKT from the exons ATGCTTCGCCAAGTAGATTTGGCTATTTCTACGATTTATCATCGTGTTCGTTTCCAATCTTGTAATAATCTCTACAGAAATTTTGCATCTCAAGctcataaaactaaaataatgaataaagtTTACTTTCGCAATGAACCGGGTTCGGCAGAATTGCAAATAAGCTTTCGTTACAAAAATCCCGAAATGAATGTCGACCGAGAGTTCAATTTCTGTCGAACAATGACGGAAAATATTGACGATGCGCTTGTACGAATACGCAACAACATCTCAAAAGAGTTGAataaaaagtcaaagaaaaaacaaaagaaaccaAAACAACAATCTCAACCAGAAGATGGTACTGCTACAATTCCTATTGCTAATAAAGCAGAAGTCGTCCAGGAT ATTGCTGTCGATTTCATTCAAAGCAATGAGAAACTGTCTTCTGTAACATTTGCCCAAATGATTGCCGACTCTAAAGAACTAAGCCTTCAGGTGCTTGATGATAAATTCGAAGTGGTTGTAAATAATCCCTGGGTTTGCAATTTAGTCTTACCTCAATCCATTCTAGCTGGGTTCATTGTGTATCCTACTAAAATGGAATTGCAATTTTCCGACCGAAAACATTCCATAGGAACATGGTACAAAGGAAAGAAG CCCAGTTCAGGAAATCTACAACAAATAGAGTGGATAAAATGCGGAACTGGATTAAGTTATACCACATCTACTGCCGATATAGGCTATCTCATAAAACTAGAACTACAGCCAGGAAATGCCAATTGCCTGGGTCCTTTGGCTGAGGCTATTTCTAAAAATGAAGTCCAAGCTGGTCCTGGTAAATGTCCATTCGAAGAACGTCATATCTTTACAGAGAATCGCCTCAGTGGGGATCAGTTTCGAGTAGTTTCTTACAATATACTTGCCGATTTGTATGCAGATAGTGAACACACTCGAACATTTCTCTTTCCTTACTGTCCGCCATATGCTCTCTCCCTCGACTATAGAAGACAATTGTTTATAAAGGAAATAATTGGCTACAATGGTGATATCATGTGTTTGCAAGAAGTCGATACAAAAGTATTTGATTTAGATTTGAAAccaattttgttggaaaaaggTTATCAAGGATTAATGCAACAGAAAGGATCTAGTGGAGAAGGTGTAGCAACATTCTATCGGAGTGATAGATTTGAAATGATTAGAACAATGGGTATGAATATTGGAGAAAATGTACCAACTTTGCCTGTTTTTCGAGAGCTTTGGGAGAAAATTAAGGATAATAGCAAATTGGTGGAGCGATTGGTGGAACGTGCAACAACTTTACag CTCAGCATACTTAAATCCAAAGAAACTGGAAAAATTCTTTGCATAGCAAATACTCACCTCTACTTTCATCCTGATGCTGATCACATCCGTCTTCTACAAGTGGGCTTTTCAATGCTgtatatagaaaatatattgaaaaaacttccCACTGAACTAGCAACTACGGAAGATAATATTTCCTTAGTATTTTGTGGAGATTTCAATTCGGTTCCTGAGTGTGGAATATACAAACTTATGACCGAGAAATTTGTAGATTCTGATTATATTGATTGGAGAAGCA atgcTGAAGAAGCCGTAAGAAATGTAACACTTTCTCAACCATTTAGTATAGCCTCTGCATGTGGAACACCTAAATATACAAATTTCACTCACGCATTTGCTGCATGTTTAGATTACATTTTCTACCAAACCGATCGTTTGACTGTGGAGGAAGTAATTCCATTGCCGTCGGACGAACAACTCAAGACACACACTGCCATTCCATCGGTGGTATTCCCTTCGGATCATGTTGCATTAGTAAct